A genome region from Myroides fluvii includes the following:
- a CDS encoding M28 family metallopeptidase, producing the protein MKKYSILSFVSLLSLGLFQCQSPQTVVQNTPIEAKEAYFTRISSDSIQKSLLILTADSLEGRRTGEPGQRKAAAYLANYYTQLGIGTPPHTTSYFQPIPASFMTNWQMKLKDSENVWAYMEGSEKPEEVLVLSAHYDHMGILLNKIYYGADDNGSGTSAVMEIARVFQSLAKEGIRPKRSILFLHLTGEEFGLFGSKFYTENPPIPLSQTIANLNIDMIGRRSAEHPTTGDYIFLVGSDKLSQDLHDTAEKANQESVNLVLDYTFNDDKDPQRIYYRSDHYNFAKNNIPAIFFYNGTHDDYHLPSDTFDKIDFPILTKRTQFIFETAWKLANGANRPKLN; encoded by the coding sequence ATGAAAAAATATAGTATTTTATCTTTCGTTAGCCTATTGAGTTTGGGATTATTTCAATGTCAATCTCCACAAACGGTGGTGCAAAACACACCTATAGAAGCGAAAGAGGCTTATTTCACCCGCATTTCTTCCGATTCTATTCAAAAGAGTTTATTGATCTTAACGGCGGATAGTCTAGAAGGGCGTCGCACGGGAGAACCTGGACAAAGAAAAGCGGCAGCGTATCTGGCGAATTACTATACCCAATTAGGCATAGGAACGCCTCCGCATACCACAAGTTATTTTCAACCGATTCCCGCTTCTTTTATGACCAACTGGCAAATGAAGCTAAAAGACAGTGAAAACGTTTGGGCGTATATGGAAGGAAGTGAAAAACCAGAAGAAGTATTGGTACTATCGGCCCATTATGATCATATGGGTATCTTATTAAACAAAATTTACTATGGCGCTGATGATAACGGTTCGGGTACCTCAGCGGTTATGGAAATTGCTCGTGTATTTCAATCTTTAGCAAAAGAAGGGATTCGCCCGAAACGCTCCATTCTTTTTTTACATTTAACTGGAGAAGAATTTGGTTTATTTGGTTCTAAGTTTTACACGGAAAACCCGCCGATTCCTTTGTCTCAAACCATCGCCAATTTAAACATAGACATGATTGGAAGACGCAGTGCGGAACATCCTACTACAGGCGATTATATTTTTTTAGTGGGATCGGATAAATTAAGTCAAGACTTACACGATACAGCCGAAAAAGCAAATCAGGAATCGGTTAATTTAGTCCTGGATTATACATTTAACGATGACAAGGATCCTCAGCGTATCTACTATCGTTCGGATCATTACAATTTTGCAAAAAACAATATCCCTGCGATATTCTTTTACAATGGCACCCATGACGATTACCATTTGCCATCGGATACGTTTGATAAAATCGACTTTCCAATTCTAACCAAAAGAACCCAATTTATATTTGAAACTGCTTGGAAATTAGCCAATGGAGCAAACAGACCTAAACTCAACTAA
- a CDS encoding helix-turn-helix domain-containing protein — translation MEHAVHQGRNVKRFREMLGIKQEVLAFDLGEDWNQKKISLLEQKEVIDHSLLQQISKVLKIPVEAIENFDEQQAINIISSTFNDINYNPIFNNSPIDKIVQLHEEKIALYERMLKEKDDMMNRLEKLIQNK, via the coding sequence ATGGAACATGCAGTACACCAAGGAAGAAATGTAAAGCGTTTTAGAGAAATGCTTGGAATCAAACAAGAAGTTCTTGCCTTTGATTTAGGGGAAGATTGGAATCAAAAGAAGATCTCTTTACTAGAACAGAAAGAAGTAATTGATCATTCCCTCTTACAACAGATTTCAAAAGTGTTGAAAATACCCGTTGAAGCAATTGAGAATTTTGATGAACAACAAGCGATTAATATTATATCTAGTACATTCAATGATATTAATTATAATCCTATTTTTAATAATAGTCCTATTGATAAAATTGTTCAGCTACACGAAGAAAAGATTGCGTTGTATGAGCGTATGCTGAAAGAAAAAGACGACATGATGAACCGCTTGGAAAAGTTGATTCAAAATAAATAG
- a CDS encoding SDR family oxidoreductase, translating to MTKVVFITGGSSGIGKSIGEFLHAKGFKVYGTSRNPAGVTMSIFPLVQLDVRDEASIAEAVRTVVEKEGRIDILINNAGVGITGAIEEVPTAEILNNFQTNVFGPIAVMKAVLPTMRQQKKGLIINVTSIAGYMGLPFRGYYSSSKGALELITESLRMEVKTFGVEVTNVAPGDFATNIAAGRYHAPVVDCSPYEEMYKMSLDMMNEHVNSGGDPREMAEAIFKIIQTPKPKVRYVVGAPMQKFSLFLKKILPGKAYERLLMNHYKIKG from the coding sequence ATGACGAAAGTAGTTTTTATTACAGGTGGATCTTCTGGTATTGGGAAGTCAATAGGAGAGTTTTTACATGCAAAAGGATTTAAAGTGTACGGAACAAGTAGAAATCCAGCTGGCGTAACGATGTCCATATTTCCTTTGGTACAACTTGATGTTCGCGATGAAGCAAGTATTGCGGAGGCTGTGCGAACTGTAGTAGAGAAAGAAGGGCGCATTGATATTCTAATTAACAATGCGGGTGTTGGCATTACAGGAGCCATTGAAGAAGTGCCTACAGCGGAGATTTTGAATAATTTTCAAACCAATGTATTTGGACCTATTGCCGTTATGAAAGCTGTTTTACCAACGATGCGTCAGCAAAAAAAAGGACTGATTATCAATGTTACCTCAATTGCTGGTTATATGGGATTGCCTTTTCGCGGTTATTATTCCTCTTCAAAAGGAGCGTTGGAATTAATTACGGAGTCCTTGCGTATGGAAGTAAAAACCTTTGGTGTAGAAGTAACGAATGTAGCACCTGGGGATTTTGCAACTAATATTGCTGCAGGACGCTACCATGCTCCAGTTGTTGATTGTTCTCCTTATGAAGAAATGTACAAAATGTCCTTGGATATGATGAATGAGCATGTCAATAGTGGAGGAGATCCGCGTGAAATGGCTGAAGCTATTTTTAAAATAATCCAAACACCAAAACCAAAAGTACGCTACGTTGTAGGGGCACCGATGCAGAAATTTTCCCTGTTTTTGAAAAAGATTCTTCCTGGTAAAGCGTATGAAAGGCTTTTAATGAACCATTATAAAATTAAAGGATAA